ACTGTTGAGGTAAATGCTTTGTTTCAGGGAATTGAGTTATCTTCATCTATCACTCGAGCAAAGTTTGAGATGATCAACATAGACCTCTTTGAAAAGTGTATGGAGATTGTCAGGAGATGCTTTGTGAATTCTGGAATGGACAAAAGTTGTGTAGATGATGTTGTCCTTATTGGTGGATCGTCCAGAATCCCCAAATTGCAACAACTATTGCAGGACTTTTTTAATGGGAAGGATTTGTGTATGAGCATCAACCCTGATGAAGCAGTGGCTTATGGGGCAGCTGTCCAGGCTGCTATGTTAAATGTCAAGTATGTTCCAAACTTAACGTTGCGAGATGTCATACCCTTGTCTCTTGGTACATCAGAAAAAGGAGATATTATGGATGTCGTGATTCCTAGGAACACTTCCATTCCTATCACTAAGAAGAAAACATATTTTACAGATGTAGATAACCAAAGTAGAGTTTCATTTAAGGTTTATGAGGGTGAGAGCATAATAGCTAGTGAGAACAACTTGCTCGGTGTGTTTTCTCTCTCACTTCCTCATGCACCTCGCGGTCTTCCTATCCAAGTATACTTTGCAATAGACGCGGATGGCATATTAAACTTGTCTGCAGAGGAAGAAACCAGTGGTACTAAGAGGGATATTACAGTAACACATGAAACAGAAAGCCTATCAACTGAAGAGCCTGAGAGAATGATTCAAGAAGCTGAGAACTTTAATGTTGAAGATAAGAAACCTGAGCAAAAAGCTAAAGCAATGAATGATTTGAACGATTATCTTTATCATGTGAGGCAAGTAATTGCTAATAATGATGTTAGTTCTTTGATTTCCCCCGTTGACAAATTGAAGATCTATACTGCAGTTGTGAAGGGCCAAAATTTGTTGGATGGAAACAAGGACGAAGAAACACATGTCTTAGTGGATTTTCTAAAGGAATTTCAGAGCATGGTTGATTCTGCTTTATACAAGATCACTATTGGAATCTGAAGCTTTAGAACTAATTAAATGAAGTATTTCAGCCTATTCAAGAAGTAAGCTCCTTGACAAAGGAACAATTTGTCTGAAAAATGATAGAACACTCAAATTTAAGTGAGAACTGATAACCATGTATCTCGGATGGTTTGTATGttctaaattttttataagaTTGAACTATTGTCTTTGGCTTAGTACTGTTGTGTACACCCTGAAGTGGTCATGAGGAACAATGAGGAAAAAATAAATGTACTTTCAATCATCCTTGAGCAGTTGGATCCTCTAGGAATTAGGCGTGTCATAGTATCTGACACTAGTATAACAAATTGGATGGGTTAGTAGTATCTATTTCATTCTATCACATGacaccactttttatttttatttttgaaataaaagattaTGCATATTTCAAATGTATCGATTACAACCAATGTGATCAACCGATCCAGCTCCTGCAAAGACATAAAAACAGCATCATTACATCACAAGTAATGCAAGTTTGCTCCTATATTTGGGCTTCATCCACCCTCTATACAATATAGTATCTATGATATTTCTAGCTATCTTAGTATTATCCTCTATAGTGTCAAATATCTTGGCATTTCTATACATCCAAACTCCATAGATTGTTTCAGCTAGGGCAATTTTCAACATGCTAGCAGTAAAGCCTTTCCCTTTAATGAGATTTATAATCCATATGAAACTCCTCTGTCCATTGTAAAGGAGTGTGCTCGAGCTCCAGCCATCTTAAAACATCCCTCCAGATATCATGTGTTATCCTGCAGGCAAACAGCAAATGGTCTATATTCTCAATTGCCTCATTGCACAGACTACATTGTTCTTCCTGTAACAGTCCAAGCCTCTTCAGTCTTGCTTTGGTTGCAAGTCTTTCATGACAAGCCAACCATAAGCACAATACAGCTCTAGGTCTTGCATAGTTGTGTTGAATCAAGTGACTCCAagtaacataaacttcttcagCCCTAATCCTGTCATAAAATTTCTTCATGGAGAATTTGCTCTTGTTCTGCATCTCTTCCCACAAGTGTTGGTGATTAATGACATCTTCTCTCTTTGCCATGATAGCTTTCATTATCCAAGAGCTACTATTGGCAATGGTAGCAGTCCAGACAGTCTCCTTTTTCAAGTAATAAACATGAACCCATTTCACCCATGAGTTGTCCAACTTCATGCTAATATTCCATAGGCACTTCATCATTGTTATATTATTCCAAGTCCCCATGTTAATCATGTCCAAACCACCATGCCTAATGGGACTGCAGACTCTTTTCCAGGCCACAGGGCTCTTTTTGCTCCTTTCCTAACCTGACCAAACAAAAGCTCTGCAGATTGACTCAATTTATTGTATGACACCACTTTTATTCCCACTCAATTTGGGCAGAATTATAAAATTGTCTCCACCATAAATTTGTCTCCACAGCTACTGCTACATGCATTCATTTCAGCTATGGAGTCTCTAAAGCTTTATAGTTTAATATGATTCGCTGATTGTCAACCAGATATGGACACCAATTGGCATACCAAGTGATACCATTTTCTGCCTGAAAACATGTTAAGGTGCTATCAGTGTTTGATTCAGATATGAATCTATACCTAACATCTTTAGTGGTTTAGGTCTCATTTGAAAATCAAGTCATCCAGTAGTTATTATGCTATAAATTTGAATGTCAACTCAACTCCTGTGATTTCTATTACTCTTCTAACAATGGATTAGATGCTAATAAGACAAAGGCTGTGAACCTAATAATAGTTTCAGCCTTCGGTTGTGATATGACGGGGTTGATCTTTCTCTTCAAATGTGTCAGTATGGCCTGATATAGTTCAACTATTTCTTCTAACTCTTTTCTTGAAGATGACATCTCTTTAGAAACAAAATGTTCATAGAATTCTGCACAAACAGAATACAGATAGGTTATCGCAATTCCTAAACTTCAGGTATTAATTATTATGGAGTGAGTTGTTTTGATTACCAAAGGTAGTTTTCATCTTTGAAATAaaattactatattattcataagtcataacataacaaaataaaatcagATTATCACTAATGATTACATTAATCTAATCATAAAATTCATACTGTAAATATAAGCAACATAGTAGTAGCACTTACCAAAAAACACCAGAGTGGCCCTTTAATCGATAACCACGGCTTAATGCATAAAGTTATTTGAAGCTCACCATTGCTTAACTCGGCCTGAGTTTAATTGAAAACAAGAAACTATCAGCAGAGCAAGtgaagttttaaaaaataacatttcaATATTCACcatgaaaattaaagaaaattacctTCAATGTTAACTAACAGCAACCTGTTGGGATGCAGAATTAATCAGAAAGAACACAGACAAACATTCATGGGATAAGAACCTTCCTTCCTCATAGAGTAACCTAATTAACAAAATTGAACATAGAAACATCAATCCATGGCGTGAAATAAACTTGCAATTTTGAGGCTTGTAGTAAAACAAAGTAATgtaaagaattaaaaatataaatatatattatcatagTTACCATGATATGTTCAAATCACTGGCATTCCAATCAAATATGTCTTTGAAATCAGACACCACTAAACCAATATGTGCAATCTTGCAAAAAAAACAGACCCAAATCAAGGACAAACAATAAGGGGTAGAAACACAAGATACAAGAAGACACAAGCACTCCAACAAGATTTGAGGCTTGTTGGAAAACAATAATATTTATCCttgcagaaaataaaatacaAGTAAAGAATATAAGTCATGATAACTAGTACCAGTTTGTGGATAGATTGCCGCATTTCATGGTATAGGAATTGAATGAACCATTCAATCAGATGCTGGCCACAACATATTAGTAACAACAAGAGTTCAACCAACTGACACAGCTACATCTGACATGTCTTCAGAACTGGATGAATCCAGAACTAGATTGCATTCTGTATCAACTTCAGCACAGTGTTTATAATTTTCCTTTACACTTTCAGGATGCCTGCCACAGCTTAAGGTATGCAACACCTTAGCAGATAATAAACCCAAATCTCTCATTTCAGCCAACAAACTCCAACTACATTGTAATTTACACAAATTGAAGAAATTTCTGTCACCCAACTCAATCCTTGAATCAATCATCTCTTTCAGTAACAGTTGAATCTTTTGAAGATCTTTTTCCTTAAACGAACGGAAAAGAATCATATTAAATGTCTGAACATTAGGTTCCAGACCATTGTCCTTCATCTGGTCAAACAATGTGTTGGCCTCTAGAGTTAAACCACTTCTAAGATGTGCACGGATGCCAACAGCATATGCTTCACTGTCAAGCGGACATTTCTGGACTGCTGCTGATCTAAAAACAATGGCAGCCAAGTGATACTGACCAGCATTTATAAGCCCACTCGTTAACACAGTATGGATGAGAGCATCATTTGCATGATACATCATAGCACTACCTCGATACACATTAACTGCTTCATCAATTCTTCTCTCAGCACAAAGTGCACTTAGTAGCCCAGCAATACTATATTTATCCGGCTTAAAACCTTTAACAATCATATGTTCATAGTATTCAAGAGCACAAGAAGAATGGCCAGACTTAATAAAAGAGCTTAAAACAGCATTGCAGAACACTAAATCACCACCTATATGTCCGCAAGCTCGAACTATTTTGGGTAAGAGATCAAACCGTTCAGACCGACAAACTATAGACAACAATGAAGTAAGGGTATACAAATCAGGTGTCATATTATTTTGTTCCGATAACCGGTGAAAAACTTCAATTGCATCATCATGCATTCCGGACTTCAAAAGACAGTCAATTAACATATTAAAAAGAACTAAATCAGGATCTATCCCAGCAGAAACCATGTCTTTAAACAAATGTAAGGCAGAAGTCACCATATTGGATTCCATAAATGCCTTAATTAAAGCGGTATACGTGACAACATTAGGAG
The Vicia villosa cultivar HV-30 ecotype Madison, WI linkage group LG6, Vvil1.0, whole genome shotgun sequence genome window above contains:
- the LOC131613413 gene encoding heat shock cognate 70 kDa protein 2-like, producing the protein MQLWPFKVIAGFNDNPMILVNYRGQEKSFSAEEISSMILRKMREIAEKFLETPIENAVITVPAYFNDSQRKATIDAGTIAGLNVKRIINEPTAAALAYGLQKRPNFVEDRNIFIFDLGGGTFDVSLLTIKNNVFHVKAVAGDTHLGGEDFDNRMMNHFVEEIKRKNKVDISGNPGSLRRLRTSCERAKRILSFAVVATVEVNALFQGIELSSSITRAKFEMINIDLFEKCMEIVRRCFVNSGMDKSCVDDVVLIGGSSRIPKLQQLLQDFFNGKDLCMSINPDEAVAYGAAVQAAMLNVKYVPNLTLRDVIPLSLGTSEKGDIMDVVIPRNTSIPITKKKTYFTDVDNQSRVSFKVYEGESIIASENNLLGVFSLSLPHAPRGLPIQVYFAIDADGILNLSAEEETSGTKRDITVTHETESLSTEEPERMIQEAENFNVEDKKPEQKAKAMNDLNDYLYHVRQVIANNDVSSLISPVDKLKIYTAVVKGQNLLDGNKDEETHVLVDFLKEFQSMVDSALYKITIGI
- the LOC131609041 gene encoding putative pentatricopeptide repeat-containing protein At1g16830, with product MNTILSIALRPHHRFIPILLKMITTQTNSLQIPITTTTTTNPNNNTVSKISNINNQSIKSNFSDLITLGSFLRSSNQPRHDPLDFNRILPVLSRLIDRYETPEMILSELESIGCINLSDSNRNPNPLLLLLRIFSRAGNYTMLIETCLHMVEFHGFAIFRNTFASNLVMESMFKTSQPERAFYIMENTKFPNFLTFNIALFHLSNLNDIASVSYVLRVMLRLRYRPNHATFSAVVNSFCKMNAFRQVYQILGLMVGLEIEFSVNVWTVLIHRFCKLRRLNVATNLLYKMIRTGCSPNVVTYTALIKAFMESNMVTSALHLFKDMVSAGIDPDLVLFNMLIDCLLKSGMHDDAIEVFHRLSEQNNMTPDLYTLTSLLSIVCRSERFDLLPKIVRACGHIGGDLVFCNAVLSSFIKSGHSSCALEYYEHMIVKGFKPDKYSIAGLLSALCAERRIDEAVNVYRGSAMMYHANDALIHTVLTSGLINAGQYHLAAIVFRSAAVQKCPLDSEAYAVGIRAHLRSGLTLEANTLFDQMKDNGLEPNVQTFNMILFRSFKEKDLQKIQLLLKEMIDSRIELGDRNFFNLCKLQCSWSLLAEMRDLGLLSAKVLHTLSCGRHPESVKENYKHCAEVDTECNLVLDSSSSEDMSDVAVSVG